GGTGTACCCATTGTGGTTGCAGACCACGCTCAACTACACCGCCACCTGGGCCGGTCTGGCCGCCGCGCCGGGTGGCGTGCTGGCTTTCGTGCTGTCGCCGATCGTCGGCCGCAACATGCACAAGATCGACCTGCGCATCCTGGTGACTATGGCGTTCCTAATCTTTGCGGGCACCTCATACTGGTTTTCGACTTTCGACAGCGCCGCGTCTTTCGCCGCCCTGATCGTGCCGCGCTTCGTGATGGGGTTGGCTATTCCCTGTTTCTTCATTCCGCTGAACCAGATCTACCTGTCCGGGCTACAGGCGCACGAAATCGCCAGTGCATCAGGGCTTTCCAACTTCTTCCGCACCCTCGGCTCCAGCGTCTCGACCGCCGTGATGGTGACCCTCTGGCAGCACCGAGGTATCTATCATCACGCCTCGCTGACCGAATACGTAAACAACAGCACTCCCGCCCCCGGCGACTTCCTGCACAAACTGTCGCACCTGGGCCTAAGTGCCACCCAGCAGCTCGGCTATATCAACCAGATCGTGGATCGGGAGGGGTATACGCTGGCCGTCAACGATGTGTTCTACGGCTGCGCCATCCTGTTCGTGCTGCTGCTGCCCGTGCTGTGGTTCTCCCGACCACCCTTCGGCAGTGCTGGCGGAGGCATGGGGCATTGAGCGGCCCTGGCCTAATGCTGCACCCTTCAGTGCAGCATAAAAGCTGAACGCAGACTGGTGCGGCGCAATACCTTCTGCTAGTTTGTGCCGCATGGCACAAACAACTCGCATCATCAAGAAGTACCCGAACCGCCGGCTCTACGATACGGAGATTTCCAGCTACATCACGCTGGAGGAAGTCCGTCAGTTGGTTCTGGATAACGAACACTTCGAGGTCCGCGACGCTAAGTCGGGCGAGGACCTGACCCGCTCCGTATTGCTGCAGATCATCTCTGAGCACGAGGAGAAGGGGCAACCGATGTTGTCGCCCCAACTGCTGAGCCAGATCATCCGTTTCTACGGTGACTCCCTGCAAGGGTTCATGGGTCCGTATCTGGAGCGCAGCCTGCAGGTCTTTCTGGACCAGCAGCAACAGTTCCGGACCCAGCTCAACAGCCTGATGGGACAAACCCCCTGGTCGCTGTTGAACGATCTGACGCAGCGTAATCTGGATGCCTGGAAGTCGATGCAGAGCGGCTTTCTGGACGCCGCCTCGCAGGCAACGCCGAGCGCCGGCCAGCCGGGTCAGTCTGGCCGCCCCGGCACCACCACCAAAAAAGCCTGATCCCGGGCAAGCCTGCCTTCGCGGTCACGCCACCGTTGCAGCACAACACGTGCTGCCGCGCGGCATGCTCTGGAGAGTCATACGTGATGACTTCGTCAACGTCCGCATCGCGCATCGCCGTTGTCACTGGCGGTATCGGTGGCATCGGTACCGAAATTTGCATGCGCCTGGCTGATGCCGGACGGCAAGTTATTGCGGTTGACCTCGCCACGCGTGGCGAACGTATCGAAGCCTTTCGCGAGCAGGTTTCCACTTACCGCGGCGCCATCCGCTTCGAACCCTGCGACGTCAGCGACTTCAAAGCCTGCGGGGGCCTAATCGAACACATCGAACGCCACATCGGCCATGCCGACATCCTGGTGAATGTTGCTGGCATCACCCGCGATACCAGCTTGCGCAAGATGGATCCGCAGCAGTGGCACGACCTGATGCGCGTCAACCTGGACGGTGTGTTCAACATGTGCCGGCACGTGGTCGAGGGTATGACGTCGCGCAACTTTGGCCGCATCGTCAACCTCAGTTCGGTGAATGGGCAAACTGGCCAGTTCGGTCAGACCCATTACTCCGCTGCCAAGGCTGGCGTGCATGGTTTCAGCATGGCTCTGGCCCGCGAAACCGCGCGCAAGGGCGTCACCGTCAACACGGTTTCGCCGGGCTATTGCGACATGCCGATGGTGGCTGCCGTACCCCACGACATCCGCCAGCAGATCATCTCCGACATCCCAGTAGGCCGGCTGGGCACCCCCTCGGATATTGCCCGCGCCGTGGTCTTTCTCACGGCTGACGACGCCAGCTATATCACCGGCGCCAACCTGCCGGTAAATGGCGGGTATTTCATGAGCTTCTGAACGTTTCAGGCAAGCTTAACGTACTTGCAGTAAACCGCTAGTTGCGGAACAGTGACGGGCTTCCTCCCACGGTGCGCGGCATGACTCGGCAAGTTATCACCCTGATCGGCGGCGGTTTGGTCGGCGCCCTGCTCGCCCAACTGCTGGCCAAGCGTGGCCTTGAGGTGGAGGTTTTCGAAAAGCGCCCCGATCCACGCCAGGTCGGCTTCACTGCGGGTCGCTCGATCAATCTGGCCCTTGCCGAGCGTGGCCTGCAGGCACTTCGCCGCGCGGGGCTTTCCGACGATGTGCTGCAACGTGCGGTGATGATGCGCGGCCGCATGGTGCACCCGCTCGAAGGCAGCTCCGGCCTGCAGCGCTACGGCGTCGACGACAGCGAAGTGATCTGGTCGGTATCCCGCGGCGGGCTGAACATGTTGCTGCTGGATGCCGCGGAAGCGGCTGGCGTAAAACTGCATTTCGGCCAGTCGCTGGTGAGTGCCGACTTTGACGCGCGGCGCATCGTACTAGCGGATGAAAACAACCGCCTGCACCCGCATGACACTCCCGTACTGGTGGGTGCCGATGGTGCGGGCTCCACCCTGCGCCATGCGATGAATGATTACCTGCCGCTAGGCATCCGGGTCGAACCGCTTGGCCACGGCTACAAGGAACTGGAAATCCCACCCGCAACGGGCGCCGAGCGCTTCGCGATTGAGCCGCATGCACTGCACATCTGGCCACGCGGCGGTTATATGTGCATTGCGCTGCCCAATACCGAGGGTAGCTTCACCGTTACCTTGTTCCTGCCTGCGCATGGCCCGCATCCGAGCTTCGATACCTTGTCGGATTCCGCTGCGGCCGCAGCCTTCTTCCGCCAGAATTTCCCTGACCTGCTACCACTGATCCCTGACTTTGCCGAGGATTACGACAACCATCCGGTCGGCACCCTCTCCACGCTGTATCTCGACCGCTGGCATATCGACAACCGCTCACTGTTGATCGGCGATGCGGCGCATGCCATCGTGCCGTTCCATGGTCAGGGCATGAATTGCGGCTTTGAAGACACCGTGGTGCTGGCTGACCTGCTGGCCGAATCCGGGCACGATACCGGCGACGCGTTCGCCGAGTTCCAGCGCATCCGCCAGCCTAATGCCAATGCCATCGCCGCGATGGCGCTGGAGAACTACATCGAGATGCGCGATTCGGTGGCCGATCCGCACTATCTCGCCAAGCGTGAACTGGGTGCGCGACTCGCCGAGCGCGCGCCGAAACATTTCATGGCGCGCTACCGCATGGTCACCTTTACGCACCTGCCCTACGCCTATGCGTACGAACGCGGCCGCGCGCAGGACCAACTTCTCGAACAATTGCTGCGTGGATCGATCAGCGCCAACGACGTGCAACTCAATGCCGCCATTAGCACGCTGGAGGCCACGCTGCCCCCGCTACCCCCATTACGCCATGGATAATTCACTGATCGACGTCTATCGCAGCACCGACTATCGGGTACGCCTGGCCCAAGGCGGCTGGGTTTCCATCCAGGTCGATGCCGCGCTGCCAGTTTCCCTGCACCCACTCATCGAGGATCGATGCTGGGCTTTCATTACCGCGTGGAATCCCGACTCGCAGGCGCAACCGCGCGCCCAGAATCGTGTGGCGCAGCAAGCCTTGCTCACCGCCTTACGCAAACTGCCCCGCACGATCTGTATTCGTCCAGGCCTTGGCGTGGGCGATGCCTGGCGCGAGACCAGCCTGTTCGTGGTCGGTCCCAACCTGGCCGATATCGACGAACTGGCACAACAATTTCAGCAAAACGCCTACGTGCATGGGCTGGGCAACGGCTATGCGCGCTTGCGCCTTGGCAGTGACAGGCCACCGCATGGACAAGCAGGCTAAGTCCTCCTGGAATGACCTCCAGCTCATCAACCAAACCACTACTCGAAGCCTGCTCCCTGGCCTTTCACCGCCAGGACGAACCCGTCTTCGGCCCACTGGATTTCACGCTCGATGCGGGTGAACTCACCCTCATCGAGGGCGACAACGGCAGCGGCAAGACCACCTTGATGCGCATCCTCACCGGCTTGCTGCGTCCGGAAGAAGGTGAGCTGTTCTGGCGTGGCGAGCCGCTCACCTGGGACCGCTGCAGCGGCGAAATCGTGTTCCTTGGTCACCAGTTAGGACTGAAAGCCGAACTCAATCCGCGTGAAAATCTGCGCTTTGCTATCGGATTGCATGGCCATCGCGAACACAGCCATATCGATAAAGCACTTGCCCATGTCGGTCTCGCCGGTTACGAAGACGACCCGGTACGCAAGCTTTCCGCTGGCCAGAAAAAACGCGTGGCGCTGGCGCGGTTGCTGCTGATTCCCGCCGCACTATGGTTGCTCGACGAACCCTACGCCAACCTCGATCGCATCGGCATCGAGCTGGTCAACGGCATGCTGGAAGCGCATATCGCACACGGTGGTTCAGCGCTGGTCACCAGCCACGGCGCCGTGCAATTCCATGGCGGCGAACCGCAGCGGATCCGTCTGCATGACTGATCCGCGACGACCTAGCCTTAAAGTCTGTCTATGGCCTCCGCGTAGCCCGCTCCGGGAGCTGTTTGCACGCAAGACCAGGCGGAACGAGGGCGCGTATGTCAATACGTAACCGAGAGACAACGCAGGATTGCGGGCAAACAGACCCGGCCCTTCGGGTTGTGCCTGAGCAGTCGCCAAGCGACAGCGCGCAGCTTGACCAGACAGCCAGTCTGGCCTGCGCTGCACACCGTCACCTGACAACTGCTCAGGCACAACGTGGGCCACGCGGAGGCCATAGACAGACTCTTAGTGCCTGCATGGCGGTGTTGCGCCGCGACCTTACCCTAGCCTGGCGCCAGCGCGGCGACATGGTGTTGCCGGTGCTGTATGCGCTAATCGTCACGTCGCTGTTTCCGTTCGCGCTCGGTCCGGAAGACACGTTACTGCGTCGCATCGCCGGCGGCGTGGTGCTAGTGACCGTACTGCTGGCAATGCTGCTGGCGCTGGATGCCATGTTCCGCAGCGACATCGAAGACGGTTCGCTGGAACAACTGATACTGGCACCGCAACCACTGGCGCTGATGCTCGGCATGAAAATCCTGGCGCATTGGCTGGCGACGGCCGTGCCACTGATTGTGATCGCGCCGCTGCTGGCCGGCATGCTGCACCTGCCGCCGCCCGTCATCCCGATTCTCGTGCTAACCCTGCTACTGGTCACTCCGTTGCTCAGTCTGCTCGGTGGCATCCTGGTGGCGCTCACGGCCGGAACGCGGCACTCTGGTATGCTCCTTGCGCTGATGCTGCTGCCGCTGTGCGTGCCGGTGGTGATCTTCGCCGCCGGGGCTTTGGCAGCCGCGCAAGACGGGCTGCCGTGGATCGCCCCCATCGCATGGTTAGGCGCCGCACTCATCATGGCCGTCGTGCTTGCCCCGCTGGCTTGCGCGGCCGCACTCCGTATCGCGCTGGACTCATGAGGAACGATCCATGCCTGCGTATCGCCGCATAACAGCCGCCAGAGCGCAACCTTTCGGAGTGAATGGACAACTCATTGTCTCGTGCCGTTGCCACCCCGCGCCTCGGCATACACTTCATGTTTGCCGTGCCTTTGCTCGCGCCGCTCGTCGCCTGCAAGGACAAGACGGAAACTCGGATTAAGCCACTGACATGACCCACTGGATCCCGCTGTGGTTGCACAAACTGAGTTCGCCACCGGTGTTCTACCGCTTTGCGGGCACGCTGCGCCCGTGGGCGATCGCCGTGGCGCTGATCCTCGGCTTGGTCGCCCTGTACGGTGGCCTGGTACTGGCGCCACCGGACTATCAGCAAGGTGATGACTACCGCATCATCTTCATCCATGTGCCCTGCGCCTGGATGAGTCTGTTCATCTACGCGGTAATGGCCTTAGCCGCCTTTATCGCCCTGGTTTGGCGCATCAAGCTGGCCGAAGTGGCAGCGATGGCATCGGCGCCGATTGGCGCAGCCTTTACCTTCATCACCCTGGTGACTGGGTCATTGTGGGGTGAGCGCATGTGGGGCACATGGTGGTCCTGGGATGCGCGACTCACTTCGGAACTGGTGCTGCTGTTCCTGTACCTGGGCGTCATCGCCTTGTACCACTCCTTCGAGGATCGCCGGCAAGGCGCACGCACCGCGGCCTTCCTGGCACTGATCGGCATCATCAACGTACCGATCGTGCATTTCTCGGTGAACTGGTGGAACACCCTGCACCAAGGCTCCACCATCCGCCTGCTGGGCCCCTCGACCATTGCCCCATCGATGATCTGGCCGTTGCTGATGATGATGATCGCCACCAAATGCTATTACATCGCAAGCCTGTTCGGCCGCATGCGCACGGATCTGCTGGCGTTGGAAAGCGGCAAGGACTGGGTGCGTCAGATTGCCAAGAATGAGGGGCGCGCATGAGCGACTCGCTGCAATCGTTCTTCGCCATGGGCGGTTATGCCGCTTACGTATGGCCAGCTTACGGCGTGTTCTTCGTGGCACTGCTGGTCGACTGGCTAGCATCGCAATTTCGTCGCCGTCGGCTGCTGCGCGAATTGCGCAGGCGCATGGCACGTCAGGGCGCTCGCAAAGAGCGTGGCTCTACTCCCTCTCCCCTTCGGGACGCGTAGTGCAAGTGCAACCATGAACCCTACACGCCAACGCCGACTCACCATCATCATCGCCATACTCGTCGCCATCATCATTGCCTCGGCGCTGACCGTCTACGCCTTGCAGCAAAACATGAACTACCTGTTCACGCCAAGCCAGGTGCAGGCGGGCGATGCCACACACTACAAAACATTTCGCCTTGGCGGCATGGTGAAGCAAGGCTCGATCCAGCGCAGCAACGACTCACTCAAGGTCACCTTCACCGTGGTCGACGCCGGCAGCGCGATGCCGGTGGAATACAACGGCATCCTGCCCGACCTGTTCCGCGAAAACCAATCAGTGATCGCCACCGGCCATATGGACAGTGCGCGTTTCATCGCCACTGAAGTACTGGCCAAGCACGATGAAACCTACATGCCCAAGGAGCTGAAGGAGGCGATGGCCAAGGCGCATGCGGGGAAGAAGATTGATGGAGCCGGGACTGGGGACGATGAAGCCGGGACTCGGGACTCGGGACTCAGGACTCAGTAAGAGCGGACTACGGGCACACTTATGCACCTTCGATATTCAACCAATTTCCGCGCAAAATCCGAGGCAACGGGATGCGGCTTCGCCGAGTCCCGAGTCCCAAGTCCCGAGTCCTGGCTCTCATGACCCCCGAACTCGGTCAACTCGCCCTCATCCTCGCGCTGATGTTGGCATTAGCGCAAAGCATCCTGCCGCTGATCGGCGCGTGGCGCGGCAATCGCGCACTGATGGCCGTGGCGCGGCCGGCTGCTATCGGGCAAACCGTCTTTGTCGGACTCGCTTTCCTCATTCTGGTATGGGCCTTCCTGCACTTTGATTTCTCCGTGCAATACGTAGCCAACAACTCGAACCTGCAATTGCCCTGGTATTACCGCATCGCCGCCGTGTGGGGAGCGCACGAAGGTTCCATGTTGCTGTGGGTGCTGATCCTCAACCTGTGGACGATCGCACTGGTGTTGTTCAGTCGATCATTGCCGGAAGTATTTCTATCGCGCGTGCTGGGCGTGCTTGGCATCATCTCGCTCGGCTTTCTGTGCTTCATCTTGTTCACGTCCAATCCCTTCGACCGCCTGCTGCCGATGCCGCCCGATGGCGCGGATCTCAATCCGATCCTGCAGGACCCTGGCATGACCTTCCATCCGCCCGTGCTTTACATGGGTTATGTGGGTTTCTCGGTGGCGTTCGCGTTCTCGATGGCAGCGCTGCTTGGCGGCTCGATGGAACAAGCCTGGGTACGCTGGGCGCGACCGTGGACGAATGCAGCGTGGGGTTTTCTTTCCTGCGGCATCGTCGCCGGTAGCTGGTGGGCGTATGCGGAACTGGGCTGGGGTGGTTGGTGGTTCTGGGATCCGGTGGAGAACGCCAGCTTCATGCCGTGGCTAGTGGGCGTAGCGCTGATTCATGCGCAAGCGGTGACGGAAAAACGCGGCTCGCTGCGTGCGTGGACGATCCTGCTTTCGCTGTTCGCCTTCTCACTATCGCTGCTTGGCACCTTCCTCGTGCGTTCGGGCATTCTCACGTCCGTGCATGCGTTCGCTTCCGATCCGCGCCGCGGCACCTTTATTCTCTGCTTCCTTGCCGTCGTGGTGGGTGGGTCACTGCTGCTGTACGCGTTGCGCGCGCCGAAGGTCGCCGGTGGCAAGGCCTTCGCGTTGATCTCGCGTGAAAGCGCCATCCTGATCGGCAACCTGATGTTTACCGTGGCCGCGGCCATGGTGCTGCTTGGCACCCTGTTCCCGCTGCTGGGTGATGCCTTGAATCTGGGCAAAATCTCGGTCGGTCCACCCTACTTCGGCCTGCTGTTCCCGTTGCTGATGTTGCCGGTGGTGCTGTTGCTTCCGTTCGGCCCGTATCTGCGCTGGGGCAGCAGCGATGCGTCGCTGCTCAAACAAGTGCTGGTACGCGCGGGTCTCGCCGCAGCCGCCTGTGCGGTGTTGGCGGCGTTCTTCGTGCAAGGTCAACTCAAGGCCATTGCTGGCATTGCGAGCGCGATGTGGGTGGGTGTTGGCGTGGGGTTATATATCGTGAAACGTTGGCGTGACATGCCGCGCGGTCGTCGCTATCCAGCTGAGATGACAGGCATGCTGCTAGCGCATTTCGGCGTGGCGATTTTTCTTATCGGTGTGCTGCTGTCCGAATCGCTGAGCGTGACGCGCGACGTGCGTATGTCACCCGGACAGACGGTCGTGGTCAGCGGTTACGAATTCCGTTTTGATGGCGTCACCCAAACCACTGGCCCGAACTGGGAAGCCGAGCAAGGCATCGTCACCGTGACACGCAACGGCTCGACCGTGGCCGTGATGCATCCACAAAAACGCACCTATGTGCGCGAACAGGTGCAGACCGAATCGTCGATCGATCCTGGCATCACCCGCGATCTGTACGTCGCGCTGGGCGAACCGATGGACCCAAATCACGTCGAAGGCGCGTGGGCGCTGCGTTTGTATACCAAACCGTTTATCCGCTGGATCTGGGGCGGGGGCCTGTTCATGATGCTGGGCGGGTTTGTCAGCGCGACGGACCGCCGCTTTCGCGTGAAGCGCGAGGTAAAAGCAGCATCGACCATCACCCCACTCGTGCAGGAGTCGCAGGCATGAGCCGGCTGCTGCCCTTCTTCGGTTTCCTGCTGCTGACATCTCTGCTCGGTTTCGGCATCTGGTGGAACAGCGCGCACGACCCAAGCGCCGTGCCATCGCCGCTGATCAACAAACCCGCACCGACTTTTGCACTGCCCAGGCTGGATGCCCCCGCAGATACGGTGACCAAGGAATCGATGCTCGGCAAACCCTATCTGGTGAATGTATTTGCAAGCTGGTGCTTCGCTTGCGGTGAAGAACATCCCGTGCTGATGGCCGAATCCAAAAACCTGGGCATTCCGGTGGTGGGTTACGACTACAAGGACGATCCCAACGACGCCAAAGCCTGGTTGGCCCAGCACGGCAATCCGTACGACATGGTGATCACCGATCAATCCGGCCACACGGCGATCGATTTCGGCGTGTATGGCGCACCGGAAACCTTCCTGATCGATGGCAACGGGGTGATCCGCTATAAGCACATTGGCCCGTTGACACCGGACATCATTGCGCAACAGCTCAAGCTAGCCATTGCGGCGCTGGAAAAGGAAGCGCCGTGATGGGCAAAACCCTGAAAACATGGTTGATGTTTGTGTTGATCGCCATCGCTAGCGCAGCGTCGGCGCAGGCCATCGACCCGCTTCCGTTCCGCGATCACTCCGAAGAACTCCGCTTCCAGCACCTCACCAGCGAACTGCGTTGCCTGGTCTGCCAGGACGAAACCCTAGCCGACTCCAACGCCGACTTTGCACGCGACCTGCGTCACAAGGTGTTCGAGTTGATGCAGCAAGGCAAGAGCGACGCCGAGATCAAGCAATACCTGGCGGACCGCTATTCCGACTTCGTGCTTTACGACCCACCGCTGAATGTCCGCACCTGGCTGCTCTGGTTCGGGCCGTTGCTGATCCTGATCGCAGGAGGCTTCGTGGTGGCTTATACCATCCGCAAGCGCAGCCGTACCGGCACGCCTGCCGCATCGACCGACAACGGGGACGATTGGTGAAATCCGCTTTCTACATAGCCGCCGCAGTGATGATGGCTGTGGCGCTGGCACTGCTGCTGCTTCCCCTGCTGAAAAAAGGCCGCCATGCAGAGTACCCGCACAGCGTATTCGTGCTGATGCTGTTTATCGCTCTGGTCCTTCCCATGGGTACGACACTTCTCTATCTGAAAATCGGCACGCCGTCGACCCTCGATGGCGTGCCAACGCAGGCGCAAACCGCAATCGACATCAACACCGCACTGGACCAACTGCGAACGCACCTGGCCAGCAACCCCAATGACGCCCAAGGCTGGGGTTTGCTGGCCCAGACCGACATGGACATGCAGAAGCCGGAGCAAGCCCGCGATGCCTTCGATCACGTGCTGAAACTGGCACCGAACGATACCGCCGCCATGGTCGGCTGGGCGCAAGCCAGCGCCGCCGCGAGCGAAAACCACTCGCTGCAAGGCCGCGCCCGCGATTTGCTGGTGCGGGCGATAAAACTGGAACCCAACAATCAGCGTGCCATGTGGCTGCTCGGCATCAGCGATTATCAGCAAGGCCGCTACGCCGACGCCGCCGCCACCTGGCGCATTTTGCAGCCGCAATTGCAACCGGGTTCCAGTGTTGCCCAAGCGGTGGCGCAACAAATCGCACTGGCTGATGCGAAGGTCGGCGGCAAACCCGCCGCGGCATCAAGTACCGACACGCCGCCATCGTCAGCCAACACGCAAAGGCCCACCTTGCCGGCGAAGAAGGACCCGTCATGAACGACGCCCGCCAATACTTCAACCTGCCCTCGCCTTTCGCGATGAAGCGTGGCGGCACGTTGCATGGCGCGCATGTCGCCTACGAAAGCTGGGGCACGTTGAACGCGGCGCGCAACAATGCGGTGCTGATCTTTACGGGCCTCTCTCCCAGCGCCCATGCAGCTTCCAACGACACCGACCCTTCGCCGGGCTGGTGGGAAGACATGCTCGGCCCCGGCAAGGCCATCGACACCACGCGCTGGTTCGTCATCTGCATGAACTCGCTCGGCAGCGACAAAGGCTCCACCTGTCCGGCGTCGATTGATCCCGCCACCGACAAACCTTATCGCCTGACTTTTCCCGACCTGTCGCTGGAAGATGTCGCCCATGCCGCGCACGCAATGGTCAGCAGCCTAGGCATCGACAAGCTGGCCTGCCTGATCGGCTGCTCGATGGGCGGCATGAGCGCGCTTGCGTACATGGTGCTCCACCCTGGCAGCGTGCGTACGCATATCAGCGTGGACACCGCACCACAAGCACAGCCTTTCGCCATCGCCATCCGCTCATTGCAGCGTGAAGCCATTCGCCTCGATCCGCACTGGAACGATGGCCAATACGACGGCACGCACTATCCCGATATCGGCATGAGCATCGCGCGCAAGCTCGGCGTGATCACCTACCGCTCCGCCATGGAATGGAACGGCCGCTTCGCCCGCATCCGGCTCGACCCCGAGCAACGCGAAGGCCAACCCTTCGGCTTTGAATTCCAGGTGGAGTCGTATCTCCAAGGCCATGCGCAACGCTTCATACGTACCTTCGATCCCAACAGCTATTTGTACCTGTCACGCGCCAGCGACTGGTTCGACATTGCCGAATACGGCAACGGCAGCATCCTCGATGGCCTCAAGCGCATCCAGATCGAAGAGGCACTGGTGATCGGCGTCAGCACCGATATCCTGTTTCCACTGGAACAACAGGAGCAAATTGCGGAAGGACTGGAAGCGGCGGGTGCGAAAGTGGAATTCGTAGCACTGGATTCGCCACAGGGCCACGATGCGTTCCTGGTCGATATCGAAAATTACAGTCGCGCCATCGGTGGTTTTCTGTCACGCCTGTCGTTGGGTTAGCACGCGCAGGCAAAGCACATGTTCGCGAACCAGCGCTTCCAGTTCCCCTGCGCCCCCGGTTTCGGGCGGTAAGCTACAATCACCATCGCTCCCATGGATCCCAAGAAGGCTAGCAGAGTCGCCTTACCCAGGCTTCAGCCGGTTTGTTCTTCCATATGGGTTATCCGCCAACCCTGGATATATCGAGACTGCCATGCTCACTACGGAATTCCCCGGCTGCCAGAAACTTATCAACGCCATTGACGAAGCCATTTCCAAAGGCGCAACGACCGCCATCACCGACAGCCTGCGCAATAGCCTGTGCAAGCTGATTCGCAACAAGGAAATCGTGCTGCCCGACTGCGTATTCGAGACCGCCGAGAACCGCTATGCTCGCCGTGAGCTTTACCACAGCGACGAACTCGGCTACTGCGTGGTGGCCATGACCTGGGGCCCTGGCCAAGGCACCCCCATCCATGACCACTGCGGCATGTGGTGCGTGGAAGGTGTGTGGAGCGGCGCCCTGGAAGTGGTGCAGTACGAGCGTCTGGCCGACAAGGGCGACCTGTGCCAGTTCCAACCTGTCGGCTCCATCCAGGCCGGCCCCGGCTCCGCCGGCAGCCTGATCCCGCCCCACGAGTACCACACCATCCGTAACCCCAGCGACGACACCGTGGCGGTCAGCCTGCACATCTACTCCGGCAACATGACCCATTGCGCCGTTTTCCAGCCCAAAGGCCAGGATCACTGCTACGAGCGCTTCGACCGCCCATTGAGTCTCGACCCAGTGAACTGAAACCGGCATAATAGTCGTTCGCTCACGTGCCGGTGTGGCGGAATGGTAGACGCGGTGGACTCAAAATCCACTGGCAGCGATGTCGTGTAGGTTCGAGTCCTATCACCGGTACCAATGACGAGTTTCAAGTAGTAGCAGCAAAACTCAGGTAAGCCGAGAAGCCCGCATAAAAGCGGGCTTTTTCATGCCTGTAGCGTTGCAGGCGGTCGCATGGAATCGCAGGGAAGCTGACGGTATCTGTCGGTACATCTGACGGTATTTGTGTAAGATGCCGCCGAAGAAACGAACAAAGTACCGTCATGCTGACTGATACCGCCGTACGCAAAGCCAAACCCGCAGCTACCGCACAGAAGCTCACCGATGGCGGCGGGATGTATCTGCTGCTGAAGCCGGATGGCGCGTGGTATTGGCGGATGGATTACAGGTTCGACAGCA
The sequence above is a segment of the Dyella sp. M7H15-1 genome. Coding sequences within it:
- the phaR gene encoding polyhydroxyalkanoate synthesis repressor PhaR, coding for MAQTTRIIKKYPNRRLYDTEISSYITLEEVRQLVLDNEHFEVRDAKSGEDLTRSVLLQIISEHEEKGQPMLSPQLLSQIIRFYGDSLQGFMGPYLERSLQVFLDQQQQFRTQLNSLMGQTPWSLLNDLTQRNLDAWKSMQSGFLDAASQATPSAGQPGQSGRPGTTTKKA
- the phbB gene encoding acetoacetyl-CoA reductase, with the translated sequence MTSSTSASRIAVVTGGIGGIGTEICMRLADAGRQVIAVDLATRGERIEAFREQVSTYRGAIRFEPCDVSDFKACGGLIEHIERHIGHADILVNVAGITRDTSLRKMDPQQWHDLMRVNLDGVFNMCRHVVEGMTSRNFGRIVNLSSVNGQTGQFGQTHYSAAKAGVHGFSMALARETARKGVTVNTVSPGYCDMPMVAAVPHDIRQQIISDIPVGRLGTPSDIARAVVFLTADDASYITGANLPVNGGYFMSF
- a CDS encoding NAD(P)/FAD-dependent oxidoreductase, coding for MTRQVITLIGGGLVGALLAQLLAKRGLEVEVFEKRPDPRQVGFTAGRSINLALAERGLQALRRAGLSDDVLQRAVMMRGRMVHPLEGSSGLQRYGVDDSEVIWSVSRGGLNMLLLDAAEAAGVKLHFGQSLVSADFDARRIVLADENNRLHPHDTPVLVGADGAGSTLRHAMNDYLPLGIRVEPLGHGYKELEIPPATGAERFAIEPHALHIWPRGGYMCIALPNTEGSFTVTLFLPAHGPHPSFDTLSDSAAAAAFFRQNFPDLLPLIPDFAEDYDNHPVGTLSTLYLDRWHIDNRSLLIGDAAHAIVPFHGQGMNCGFEDTVVLADLLAESGHDTGDAFAEFQRIRQPNANAIAAMALENYIEMRDSVADPHYLAKRELGARLAERAPKHFMARYRMVTFTHLPYAYAYERGRAQDQLLEQLLRGSISANDVQLNAAISTLEATLPPLPPLRHG
- a CDS encoding DUF3293 domain-containing protein; the encoded protein is MDNSLIDVYRSTDYRVRLAQGGWVSIQVDAALPVSLHPLIEDRCWAFITAWNPDSQAQPRAQNRVAQQALLTALRKLPRTICIRPGLGVGDAWRETSLFVVGPNLADIDELAQQFQQNAYVHGLGNGYARLRLGSDRPPHGQAG
- the ccmA gene encoding cytochrome c biogenesis heme-transporting ATPase CcmA; the encoded protein is MTSSSSTKPLLEACSLAFHRQDEPVFGPLDFTLDAGELTLIEGDNGSGKTTLMRILTGLLRPEEGELFWRGEPLTWDRCSGEIVFLGHQLGLKAELNPRENLRFAIGLHGHREHSHIDKALAHVGLAGYEDDPVRKLSAGQKKRVALARLLLIPAALWLLDEPYANLDRIGIELVNGMLEAHIAHGGSALVTSHGAVQFHGGEPQRIRLHD
- the ccmB gene encoding heme exporter protein CcmB, coding for MAVLRRDLTLAWRQRGDMVLPVLYALIVTSLFPFALGPEDTLLRRIAGGVVLVTVLLAMLLALDAMFRSDIEDGSLEQLILAPQPLALMLGMKILAHWLATAVPLIVIAPLLAGMLHLPPPVIPILVLTLLLVTPLLSLLGGILVALTAGTRHSGMLLALMLLPLCVPVVIFAAGALAAAQDGLPWIAPIAWLGAALIMAVVLAPLACAAALRIALDS
- a CDS encoding heme ABC transporter permease, with amino-acid sequence MTHWIPLWLHKLSSPPVFYRFAGTLRPWAIAVALILGLVALYGGLVLAPPDYQQGDDYRIIFIHVPCAWMSLFIYAVMALAAFIALVWRIKLAEVAAMASAPIGAAFTFITLVTGSLWGERMWGTWWSWDARLTSELVLLFLYLGVIALYHSFEDRRQGARTAAFLALIGIINVPIVHFSVNWWNTLHQGSTIRLLGPSTIAPSMIWPLLMMMIATKCYYIASLFGRMRTDLLALESGKDWVRQIAKNEGRA
- the ccmD gene encoding heme exporter protein CcmD — protein: MSDSLQSFFAMGGYAAYVWPAYGVFFVALLVDWLASQFRRRRLLRELRRRMARQGARKERGSTPSPLRDA
- the ccmE gene encoding cytochrome c maturation protein CcmE, yielding MNPTRQRRLTIIIAILVAIIIASALTVYALQQNMNYLFTPSQVQAGDATHYKTFRLGGMVKQGSIQRSNDSLKVTFTVVDAGSAMPVEYNGILPDLFRENQSVIATGHMDSARFIATEVLAKHDETYMPKELKEAMAKAHAGKKIDGAGTGDDEAGTRDSGLRTQ